One Prunus dulcis chromosome 7, ALMONDv2, whole genome shotgun sequence DNA segment encodes these proteins:
- the LOC117634971 gene encoding polygalacturonase-like, producing MSPQEIDLIPFFFIILSFVSCSLQDIPLNKYVEEASQFGSQAYPSYFDMIDDGGNFSKDLIKQSSDVLSLKSFDKVDGTSASVNVNDFGAVGDGETDDTEAFAKAWKVACSSNDEAVLVVPEKIYHLKPIRFSGPCKSEVTVQILGTLKASDNRLDFSQDGRHWLVFDTVRNLLVEGGGIINGNGEQWWQNSCKINKSKPCKDAPTALIFQKCKNLRVNNMNIQDAQQIHLSFQKCMNVQASNLSIIAPEKSPNTDGIHVTDTQNILITNSVIATGDDCLSIVNGCEKVQATNITCGPGHGISIGSLGSGNSKAYVSEITVNGAILSGTTNGVRIKTWQGGSGSASNITFENIEMHNVSNPIIIDQNYCDNRKKPCKEQRSAVQVENVVYKNISGTSASDVAIKFDCSKSFPCKGIVLQGINLQREGGKAAKASCNHVNVNSIGDVSPLCHYS from the exons ATGTCTCCTCAAGAAATTGATTTAATCCCATTCTTTTTCATCATCCTCTCTTTTGTTTCCTGCAGTTTACAAGACATCCCACTGAACAAGTATGTTGAGGAAGCATCTCAATTCGGTTCCCAAGCTTATCCTTCATACTTCGACATGATCGATGATGGCGGTAACTTCTCCAAAGACTTGATCAAGCAAAGTTCAGATGTCCTAAGTTTGAAGAGCTTCGATAAAGTGGATGGCACTTCAGCGTCGGTAAATGTCAATGATTTTGGAGCTGTGGGTGATGGAGAAACTGATGACACAGAG GCGTTTGCGAAGGCTTGGAAGGTAGCTTGTTCATCTAATGATGAAGCTGTTCTGGTGGTGCCTGAGAAGATCTATCACCTTAAACCAATTCGATTTTCAGGCCCTTGCAAATCTGAAGTTACGGTTCAG attctTGGAACCTTAAAAGCTTCTGATAATCGACTGGACTTCAGCCAAGATGGTAGACACTGGCTTGTCTTTGACACCGTCCGAAATTTATTGGTTGAAGGTGGTGGAATCATCAACGGCAATGGGGAACAATGGTGGCAAAACTCATGCAAAATCAATAAATCTAAG CCCTGCAAGGACGCACCAACG GCACTCATCTTTCAGAAGTGCAAGAATTTGAGGGTGAATAACATGAACATACAAGATGCGCAACAAATTCATTTGTCTTTCCAGAAGTGCATGAACGTTCAAGCTTCCAATCTCTCAATAATTGCACCAGAGAAAAGCCCCAATACTGATGGAATTCATGTCACAGATACGCAAAACATACTCATCACAAACTCTGTTATAGCCACAG GTGATGATTGTCTTTCAATTGTAAATGGATGCGAAAAGGTGCAAGCCACGAACATTACCTGTGGACCAGGTCATGGAATCAG TATTGGAAGCTTGGGATCTGGAAATTCAAAAGCTTATGTTTCAGAAATTACAGTGAATGGAGCTATACTTtctggaaccacaaatggggTTAGGATTAAGACATGGCAG GGAGGATCCGGAAGTGCAAGCAACATCACATTTGAGAACATTGAAATGCACAATGTTTCCAACCCGATAATTATCGACCAAAACTACTGCGACAACAGAAAGAAACCTTGCAAAGAACAG AGATCAGCAGTGCAAGTGGAAAATGTGGTGTACAAGAACATTAGTGGAACAAGTGCTTCGGATGTTGCGATAAAATTCGATTGCAGCAAGAGCTTCCCTTGTAAGGGGATTGTGTTGCA